A portion of the Microbulbifer agarilyticus genome contains these proteins:
- a CDS encoding aconitase X — MKRRNFCQAAVLIPATNIILPTKSEAQTADKANEATKASKPPADKTPVKSGTIRHGISAKEADGMTYSDMSKPSGKSVVAGGPADKTDSKPYQMPLTQEEQDMLGGSKGPEMAKLMKILVAHGNAFGADKLVELGGRPHSSMYFGTEYMASLIGIFDEVAKAGLKSYAPYTVNPRPYDAYNVNNNPTDMQLIYEGYARQRDVDWVHVRLGSPDLNYRSCACYVPEIGNAPKPGTYVAWAESSAVNYGNSALGLRTNRNATGMELLCAIVGKAPRFGLMTDEGRKAKWLIDVKTSKEPDWGVIGTAIGRKCVEDVPFIAGLDSYFGGKITNENMHKLKAMGSATASSGAVGLYHVEGVTPDAQQQERKLLLDGYQTYVIDDAEQERIRGTFENQWTKKDHAPTHCFIGCPHNTYDEILQWGTNVTKALEKNGKNEAAIPVYLFCANVVRDHLVEEHPELVGRMKQAGMKFTNMCSVSYAGMKGFSERVFGVTNSAKTRNYSTLRYFPDDVLLEIIVTGEIPKNA; from the coding sequence GGCAGCGGTGCTCATTCCCGCGACAAACATCATTCTTCCAACGAAGTCTGAGGCACAAACCGCCGACAAGGCGAACGAAGCCACGAAAGCGAGCAAGCCACCGGCCGATAAGACACCAGTCAAGAGCGGCACCATCCGTCACGGGATATCGGCAAAAGAAGCGGATGGAATGACCTATTCCGATATGAGCAAACCATCCGGCAAGAGTGTTGTCGCTGGAGGCCCGGCCGATAAGACCGACAGCAAGCCATATCAAATGCCGCTCACCCAGGAAGAGCAAGATATGCTCGGAGGGTCGAAGGGGCCGGAAATGGCCAAGCTGATGAAAATTTTGGTGGCGCACGGCAACGCGTTTGGCGCCGACAAACTGGTGGAACTGGGTGGACGCCCCCACTCCTCCATGTACTTTGGCACCGAATACATGGCCTCCCTGATTGGTATTTTCGACGAGGTTGCCAAGGCCGGCCTTAAATCCTACGCGCCCTATACCGTTAACCCCCGCCCCTACGACGCTTATAACGTCAACAACAACCCAACCGATATGCAGTTGATTTACGAGGGGTATGCGCGACAGAGAGACGTGGACTGGGTGCATGTGCGCCTCGGATCCCCAGACCTGAACTACCGTAGCTGCGCCTGTTACGTGCCAGAAATCGGTAATGCACCAAAGCCCGGTACCTATGTGGCGTGGGCGGAATCCTCCGCGGTGAACTACGGTAACTCGGCTCTTGGCCTGCGCACCAACCGCAACGCGACCGGTATGGAACTGCTGTGTGCGATTGTCGGCAAGGCGCCCCGCTTTGGCCTAATGACAGACGAGGGCCGCAAGGCCAAATGGTTGATCGATGTAAAAACAAGTAAGGAACCGGACTGGGGCGTGATCGGTACCGCGATCGGCCGCAAGTGCGTAGAGGATGTGCCGTTCATTGCCGGCTTAGATAGCTACTTTGGCGGCAAGATCACCAATGAAAACATGCACAAACTGAAGGCGATGGGTAGCGCTACCGCGTCCAGCGGCGCAGTGGGTCTCTATCACGTGGAAGGCGTCACTCCAGATGCGCAACAACAGGAACGCAAACTGCTGCTGGATGGCTATCAAACCTATGTGATTGACGATGCGGAACAGGAGCGCATTAGAGGCACGTTCGAAAACCAGTGGACCAAAAAAGATCACGCGCCCACCCACTGCTTTATTGGCTGCCCGCACAACACCTACGACGAAATACTTCAGTGGGGAACCAATGTGACCAAAGCATTGGAGAAGAATGGCAAAAATGAAGCTGCCATTCCCGTCTACCTGTTTTGCGCTAACGTCGTGCGCGATCACCTCGTTGAGGAGCACCCGGAGCTCGTTGGCCGCATGAAACAGGCGGGCATGAAGTTTACCAATATGTGCTCCGTTTCCTATGCCGGCATGAAAGGCTTTTCCGAGCGCGTGTTCGGTGTAACGAATTCCGCAAAAACCCGTAACTATTCGACGCTGCGTTATTTTCCAGACGACGTACTGCTAGAGATCATCGTTACCGGAGAAATCCCCAAAAACGCCTAG
- a CDS encoding aconitase X swivel domain-containing protein: MAKKKFQGRALLPGKLEGKALVSTVPFNTSNSYIKNMFGGETETAPCTDAANKDLYQKDLKGAIICTTQTVGSTLGGCVLMGMSDIGVGPQAMLFAWPIDSVSSAGLFMNDIWYDRRIITVDKLGDEFLESVKSGDPIAIYEDGTVEVG, translated from the coding sequence ATGGCAAAGAAAAAATTTCAGGGTCGCGCACTATTACCTGGCAAGCTGGAAGGGAAAGCGCTCGTATCAACGGTGCCATTCAACACGAGCAACTCTTACATCAAGAATATGTTTGGTGGCGAGACCGAAACCGCCCCCTGCACCGATGCAGCCAACAAAGATCTGTATCAGAAGGACCTCAAGGGGGCCATCATCTGCACCACCCAGACCGTCGGCTCAACACTCGGCGGTTGCGTGCTGATGGGGATGAGCGACATCGGTGTCGGGCCTCAGGCGATGTTATTCGCATGGCCGATTGATTCCGTTTCCTCAGCCGGGCTGTTTATGAACGACATCTGGTATGACCGCAGAATCATCACGGTCGACAAACTCGGTGATGAATTTCTCGAGTCAGTCAAATCCGGTGACCCGATTGCCATTTATGAAGACGGTACCGTTGAGGTTGGGTAA